The DNA region TCATAATCAGGCGATGCATTTAAAATCCAGAAAATGTCCATTGATACACTCAgtacacattaaattatttaggcATAGTTCCATTTgtaaaacgaaattaaatatcaGTAAATACATATTTCCAATTGAGTACGAGTACCATAAGGTATGTAAGACTTGCCTCACTTTGCACACTGAAGTCCTAACGCTTCACTATCTTTGGTAAATTCAACTTACAACTaagtaaatatcattttaaacaatgtcCCAGTCAGATCAGGAATATGTGATATGTAGCTAACACTGTGTAGTAGCTGCACCATTAGTCGGACATCCGTATCCATTCGCTGTTGGAAATGAGATACGGGTGCTAGGAATGATATCCTGATCCGAGTCCTCTTCGTCGGTCTCATCATCATCTTCACTAGCACGCCGAAGGGGAGTAGTTTGATCATCCTGAGAGGAAGACGCTTGAGCCTGAGAAGCCCTCGCTTCTATTCCTGCCGCGCTGTGGTAAAATGAAACCTGGGCGAACTGTGGAGTAGCGTCATCCAATAACAAAGAACAAATTTCGAAGAATGTAGGTCTTTCACCGGGTAGAGGGTGCCAACACCGTCTCATCAAACTGTATAGCTTATCCGGACAGTTTTCAGGTCTTTCCATAACACCACCATCAATAACGTATCTCAACACTTGATCGTTGGCCAAACCCTGATACGGCTGTGAAGCCAGAGTGGCCATTTCCCAAAGCACAACTCCATAACTCCAAGTATCACTGCTACTACTAAACACACCATCTCTCAAACTTTCCGGTGCCATCCACCTAACTGGTAACAAACCCTTGGTGCCCTTCCGGTAATAATCAGTTTCGTAAACGTCTCTAGTCATACCGAAATCGCCAATCTTCACGGTCAAATTCTCGGACACCATGCAGTTTCTGGCTGCCAGATCTCGATGCACGAACTTTTTCGCTGACAAATACGCCATACCGTCCGCAATTTCAATTGCCATCTGATAAATCTGCCTTAAACTAGGTGGGTGACGTCTGGTGGCCGGATTGAAGTTGTCGGCGTCTGGTCTATGGGATCGGAGGTAACTCTTCAAGTCTTCGTTGGACATCAGTTCCATGATTACTAAGGTGGGCTGTCCCTGGGACACCACTCCCAACAGCCTGACGACGTGCGCTGTGTCAAAGGCCTTCATCACAGATGCCTCGTTCAAGAACTCCATTCTTtcactgtaaaaaaaaaataatttatccatGGTGTGTCTATGTAATGGCAATGgtagtatattattaaagacaTATACGTAATTATAAAGGCAATTCCTTGATAATTATGTTTGTgacatttttggatttttatgaaatgtctTATTTGCACAGAAGGTCAAATAAGAAACTTTGAATTCATGACATTAGTTAAGCTGCATAAAAAGACCGTACCGATTTACCATACACTTTCTATCATttctttaaaagattttttatataaatagcaACTGTAGTCCTTGACTTATGTATCAGCAAATTACGACGATTAGAAATGCGTgcaaacagttttattaaatgaaatacgcATCTCTTTTcatgttgtttataaataaatatagtgttATAAAGACTTTTTATTACACGAAAATCCTCCACGTTGATTAAacgattaaaaatcaattgaattgttaaatttcaatgaaagtATGTGaggacaaacaaataaattataaaaatccacCGTGTCAGTAGGAAAACAACAACTTACAAATCTCATAACTCTTACAAATCACACACTCCACCCTCGCCGTACAGATAGTAatctagtaaaaaaatattctcacCTGTTCGTTGCGTGTTCGTTGACAGTTTTCACTGCACAGCGGACGAAGGCCTGTCCGCGTAGGTCCCTGGCCTCACCCTCCCACACCATGCCGAAGCTGCCCTGACCCAGTTCCCGGATTAACTTGATCTTATCCCTGGGGACTTCCCACTCGTCCTGTATGTATTTACTGGGCACATACTCCGGATTCACAGTCGGGAACAACCTCAGATGCTTTTCCCTAACGTGTTTCCTCCAAACCACCGCTCCGGCTACGATGATCTGAAACATAATGGTCatgaaatgattattttcgTAGCGTTTCGTCGCAAACTTACCGCAATAACCACCAAGAAGAAGGCTATTAGGACGTAAACAATGTGGTTGGAGGATTCTCGTACGTAGAAGTAAAGTGTCTCGGACGGTGCTCCTAGGCCAGCTGACGTTCTGGCTCTGACTGTGAAACTGTAGTTGCCTGTAgctatattttttactgagTAGGTCACGATTTTGGAGTTGGCCTGCTTCTTCAGTTCCTTTTGGGTTATGCAGTGGGTAGTTAGGCCAATGTAAATTTCATCTCCCTGTAATATTAAcaatgtatataatgtataaatgtattaattgtacGTACATGTTGTGAATCTttgcttattttattgttatccaAGGTGTATGAGTAGATCACACCATTGGGATCTTCTGGTTGTTCCCACGTAAGTATGACAGTGTCTTCCGTCTGATTGCTTATCCTGAAATTCTTAATATCATCCGCTCCAGCTTTCTTCAACGTTCTGGCAGTGTTGTAGGTAGTTGGACTACAAAGGTTCTCGGTgtcattcataattttttctctACATGCCTGCACCGATATTTCGTAGTAGGTGTAGTGgtgtaaatttttgatataaaactCGGTCTTTCCGAAAACCATAAAACTAAAGGAAACCCATATATTAGTGCCGTTCTCAGTcacgttatttattttggttatGTAGCTTTTGGCGTTTTCTGTGGTGTTTGGGAAACTTTTGTCTATTTCCCGTTTTCCCCTTCCATGAGgtctataatatttacatttaattaataattaatttattgagctACTGCATCAAAACACTGAAGTTAAACTCACCCATCAGATGAAAGAAAGATGTTCTGCACTTCCTGCTCAAACTTGGCGTTCTTGATCATCTGTTTCAACGTAAGGTCTGAGCCACTACCGTGGCTAGATACATCCCTCTTTCTTCTCGTCGGTCCGGACTCCCTTTTAACATAGACGATGTTCTGCAAATCGTCTTCGAATTTTATCCTTCTGGCTTGTTCTCCTTCGTCTATATGTTTGTTTTTGGACGGTTGGTTGTTGTCACAATGACATGTGTCGTTCTTATTCTCCGTATTCACTGTTGGTTGCTTTGGAGTCACTTTGGTTTCTCTTGGAGCTAaacgaataatattaataagataaCCATTAAATACGTTAGTTAATACGTACGATCTGCACAATAATTCCTATCCTTTGACTCGCTATTTTCATTGGCATATTTTTTTCCGGTAACAATGTAATAGGTAACGTTTCCATTAGGTTCATGAGGAGGCTTCCAGGTTATCTTTAAGCTATCACTGCTGTTGCTCACAACTTGAAGCCTTTGCGGGTTACTTGGCACTAAAACATGCTGTTAAAACACATGTTCATTTGAATAGTTGGCAACTTACTTGACGGCAGCGTTCGGAAGTACTTGATTTTACTTTGGGCACCTTCGGATATGGTGGCCACCGTGTAGGTCTTGACGTAGTAGGCGTATTGGGTGTAAggctttaaatttaacaacggGTGGGTCACAACATCGTTACTTTTAGCTACATCATCCAACCTCCAACTGAAAGATGTAAATAGGAAcgttaaaatatgatttacatGTTAAACTGTAGAGTAAAATcaattacaaatacaaatcTGATCATTTTAAGTTTGACAACTGAATGATTAATTCATCTTACACCTTACTGAACAAAGTTGCCTCGTATTTGACAGATGGatgtcaataaaatatcataaaaacttACTCGTCAACTTCGCAAGCATCTCTGCCATCGTAGACCGTAACATTCTGATAGGGAGCTTCTATGCTGTATACGATGTAGCCCAAGAGCGGCCTGTCATCACCGCTCAGTTGGAATGGGTCCCAACGTAAGATCACTCCTTGGCTGGTAATTCTTGTGACGTTGACATAAAGTTCCGTGACGTTACACGCAATTTTGTCACCGTTTGAACTTTTGGCGACTTCGACATCGGTGAACGGTCGCAGCCCAGTTTTGTTACGcaacatttcaattttgttgatGCAAAGCTTCGGATTGAAGTGGAAAAATAACGAGcccttattgtttatttttaacgtgCGATTCGGCAGGTCCTCCCACAGCTCTTGAAGGTTCTGATTGTCTAACACCGTGAATATGTACCTAAAATAATCGAGTTACGACACATTTCACATCGCAAGTCAGTTTACTTACATTCCGTTATCTAAGGTGTCGCCTCGGATCAACTTGAGACTTTTGAAAAAGTTTAACGACACTAAAGGAAACGATCTTACGATCTTTAAGTAGCCGTGTATTTCTTCAATCATTCCCAGATTCTCTTCTAATTGAGTGACAGCGTTAGCTACAAAAAATTGATGTAGGACTATGGAGGTTAAAATGGGCCAACAACTTACTTCCTCCACGGATTTGGATTTCGAGAGAGCCTGTTATAATGGTACAACCCTTTAACTGTTGTGCTACAGCAATACTATCTACGTTTATGCCATTACATTCTTTTCGACACCGACCTAGAAAACAACAAATGACAACAAACGAAACTATGATTATGATGATGGATAATTTACCATGGCATGGTTTGCAGGTATGGTTTTCGTAATCGTCGCTGTACTCGGGCGGACATTTCAGGACACAAgagtctttaaatattttataaggcTTTTCAATTTCGTTCGTTGGATCAAAATCAATGGGCCTCGTCATATTTATGCACTCGTCTTTCGTTATACATCGGCCTAAATACTGGAAAACAGCAATAAATCAATTCAACAACGGTGCAACCAAATCTGGATACGTTATTGAAAGCATTCGTTCCTAATTGACTTATTAAGGTAATGGCAGTTAATAACAAAATCGGTGTGAATAGAAAGTATgaatcagttttaatttacgTATCAAATTGCCAATTTgtgattaaatagattttgtaATGTTTTCTATCGCCAGACGAATTCTGAATGCtttcttaaattactaatacTAATAGAGACATATaacgattttttgtttttgagtaaaaaatagttaaaatatccCTTTGTACATTTACTAAAGAGTTAtgcagtaaaaattaatactcaTAAGAAAAACGAAATCAACGATTATCCAATTACAGAAACTGATTTCCATCAGAGATTGGAATCAAAACCATCCACACAGCAATaaagattaactatttaacTTGTTACTTGCACATGCATTAAAGGCCTTAATGTACAATACTTGTGCAACACATGAGTTTAATAGATGTTAAACCAGTTTAAACATCTGTATGACTACTAAAATTATGGCATTTATGATGgacatgttttatattaagcttcagtatgttatttattctaaacagAAAGTCTTATTCTATAACCCTAAAAGATATGCAATGCGCCACCAACGAAGAAACaaattgcttaaattttatacttaaattcatgttaattataatttgatgtgGGAATAATGTGTAAACAAATTTGTGACAATCACTTAAGTTGCTTTAAGTTTGTAAATAGGGTCCAAACAAAGCAATTGAGGCAGGATTAGCTAAACCAACTTGTTTTGAGTCCCATATTATCTAGTGGAGGATTATAAGGACATTTACTGGGACACCTTTGTATACTGAGACTCAAAAGTAAAATGCTTCTGCCTGAGAAAAGTAggtaatagtttaattataaaaatgacaaaatcaatatttgtttatcgGATCTTATAAGGCaaaaatcagttaaaattgttatttttagtaatacgTGTAACTATAAGGAATTTCCAAATAAGTAACACTGACTAGATTACGAGCATTAAGTCACCAGATATAAAAAGTTGATTATAACAgttgttgtttgtttaaaacgTTTGTCGTTTTGTTAGGTACtctatatgtaaattttttgaagagTCAttgttttagtgttttaaGGACAAactatttagattaatttctGATGTGCATAATATAATAGTCTCATTTTCTTAGTGATTTATGATGTCTGGCGCACTTTTAACCATTTTACTTcggaattttctttttttgcgacatttttaaatgttatgatgagtttttttttaatttttatatagatacTAAAAAGGATAAGACCAAAGTtatttagaaaacaaaaaaatcgtcCATAACATTCTTAGAACGGCTAAAgatgaataaattagatatttaacacaaatagtttgtttacatttttttatatataatttttataaataaaacaaatcaaaattgtttagaaaatcattaaaaaattattcatttcacCCTTAGTAAGGCCAAGGATGAAAAAATTAGGTATTTTgtctatgtaaataatttttctgtaatttttctaaaattttatataaatattgaaaaggaCCACAtctaaattgtttagaaataataaaaagttcctTTATTACACCCTTAGTAATGGCTAaagatgaataaattatatatttagtataaatattttcactacattttttttcaattctatataaatactgaaaatgGTAAAGTGAAATACCTTTGAAaatcattacaaaaaatagttCATTTCACCCTTAGTAAGGTTAAGACTGCATAAATTAGGTATTcggtatatatcaaaagttttatgtaatttatctaatattttatataaatacagaaGAAAAGAGGATCGAAATTgttcagaaaataaattaaatatttagtataaatagCTTTTTAccactttattttcaattttatataaaatattgaaaaggatctaaattgtttagaaaataaataaaaaaatcttccaTTACACTTTTAGAAAGCTTAAAGATGAATAAGTTTCTAAATGTATGGAACACACACAACACTTTTTACAtctttttaattctatataaGAGACAAGAATAAAGTAAAAGTTCTTTAGAAAATCGTTAAAAAATTGTCCATTTCACCCTTAGTAAGGTTAAGTAAGAATAAATTAGGTAttcagtatatttaaaaagtttttatgtaatttttcgaaaataaattaaatatttagtataaatagCTTTTTTACcacttttgtataaaatattgaaaaggaGAAGAtctaaattgtttagaaaataaataaaaaaatcttccaTTACACTTTTAGAAAAGGTAaagataaataagttttatatatttattataacattttttatataggaAATCTTTaggaaatcattaaaaaaggaCAGAgaggaataaattttttttaataattatatatatatatatatatatatatatatatatatatatatatatatatatatatatatatatatatatatatactgaaAAGGACAAGATCTAAgttgttcaaaaaataaattaaatatttaatataaataattttttaccacttttttaattttatataagtatTGAGAAGGACGAAAGATATTTTTCTACATAAATActgaatacttttttaaattctatattaataCTGAAAAGGATAAAGCCAAAATTGTtcagaaaatcattaaaaaaattgtctatttCACCTTTAGTAAGGTTACGGAAGAATATATTAGATATTCAGTATATATAAAacgattttttgtaatttttctaatattttatataaattctgaAAAGGACAagatcaaaattattcaaaaaatatattaaatatttaatataaataatttttttcactttattttcaattatgtataaaatattgaaaaggaGAAGAtctaaattgtttagaaaataaaaaaaatctcctATTACACCTTTAGAAAGGGTAaagataaataagttttatatatttgttataatactttttctatatatttttttaattttttataaatactgaGGTGGACAAAGTGAAAGTTCTTTAGGAAATTATTTACCATTACTCTCTTAATAAGGCCAGGAAGGAATAAATTAGGTTATCAGTACATAAGGGTAAGGAAGAATAAATTAGGTATTcagtatacataaaaatatttaatataaataattttttatcactttttttaattttatataaatattgaaaagggcaagatttttttctacataaatactcaatacttttttaaattctatataaatactGAAAAGGATAAAGTCAAAGTTGTtcagaaaatcattaaaaaaattgtccatTTCACCCTAAGTAAGGTTacggaaaaataaattagatattcaGTATAtataaaaggatttttttgtaattttcctaatactttatataaatactgAAAAGGACAAGatctaaattgttaaaaaaataaatgaaatatttaatataaataatttttttcaccactttttttaattttgtataaatattgaaaaggaCAAGATCTAAAttgattagaaaatatatatttagtatattttttctatataaatattgaatccttttttaaattctatataaatattgaaaaggaTAAAGTCAAAGTTGTTcagaaatcattaaaaaattgtctatttCAACCGTGGAAAAATTggagattaataaattaataaataataaataaaggtattcagtacataaaaaaagtttttctgtaatttttctatttctatttctattctattgttcagaaaataaattaaatatttagtttaaatcgTCTTTtaccagttttttttttttaaattttagataactATTGAAgatcaaataatcaaaaattattcaattacacCCTTAATATATCCTTCGGTCAAATTTTGTTGCTagcataaaaatgaatatgagaaaaataaataaagtgaatGGATTTAAATGAACATACATACCTTAAAATATGTGTCAGGACAGCTTTTCACGCACACTCTTTCCTTCAATCCCATATCATAATTCCTACATGCGACACACGAGGACACGTTATTATTCGCACAACCTCCGATACAGAGGTCGTCGCAGCACTCACCCTTGTCATTGCACGAACGACAATGTGGCGGGCATATTTTTTGGCAGTGTTGACGGTTCCAACATAAATGTCCGTACGGGACGTCCGCTAATGCCGGATCGGTTGACTTGTTGCACTTTTTGATTTTCGTACCGTCGTTCACGTCCTTCTCACCGGGACATATCGGACACTCGTTGTCGGGCTTTAAACTGTAGATAGTCGGCGGTTCGTCGCTCTCgtgacaaattttattccaGTCGATCGATTTGGCGAAGCACAACGACGGATTCTTGTCTATTCTTACGTTGCCTTTGGTTATGTCCATCAGTGAGTACAGACCGATCTCTTGCAAACGGGACATTTCGAACACGACGAACGCATATTTGTGCAAAAACAAATTCTCACCGCGTATCACTGCCAAATTAGGAAAGAGCTGACCAATACTACGTAGACCATTCACtctgtacaataataaataatcagttaTTTCGATCAAATTCGGAAAACTCAATTCGGCTAGCTTTGTTTCGTTCACATTGTCAAACAGCAGCACGTGCACGAAACCCTCCACAACTCTGCAACCCTCTAACCTTTTGAACGTATCCAATGTATTTCTAATATCCATGCTTTTACAAACTGAAAcaacagaaatatatttattaaaaggttgccacaattaaatctaatgttttattattattaactgactgataaatttaaattttaaatgctaaTCGAATCACAATTGCAAGTGGTAATtccataaatacatataattgtaatttaaattatcgattaacttgatttaattaaaataaataaactattagaTTATAGTACTAcgcattatattttttacaatacaacactattattaaaacactgttaaataaatattaagagataataatctaataatattaatattcataaaaaatataatttaatttcataattcataaacgtaaataaatttcatttgacAGTTATGtagttaatatgaaaataatagtgTGCTaagtaatttaactaaattataatttctgtcGTTTAAATTataccattaaattttaatttgcgtTATTTAACAGTATAATACAAAGACAAGCATTGTTGCATgctataaatactaaataaagttaatataaaatcattaaaaaatttattacttcacGTTACttaacttgtttatttttataaatttatgttattgaattataaagtaataaataaataatgtaacccTTTTACAataagattaattataattatatatggtGTCAAaggttcaaattattaatttcagcttctgttaaaaaatgtttcatttaattcaGACATACTAATTACACTAAAGATATGATAGtaataaaatgcatttaaaaatgtatttattttcaaaaaaaaattcttttatcttTCTTAACAAAGAATTTCAGAGCGTCtaaatattatctatttatCTAAATAGTAAAGACTTTTTATAATCTGAAGTGtaaaaaattggtaatttaaaTAGTGTGTAGAAACatttacagatttttataattaggagGTATCCTAATGATAAAAAtcctgaaattaaattatattaaacgtgttgtaatattttaaaatataaatttaattttattattatgtttctcTCCTTTATACACATTTCACagaatgtatttttagtagcattaaatttaattaatttttagaaaaataattatgtttatatataatataaaatgtaatttttaaattctaaacaaaataatcatgTTTACTAgagaaattttgtaatttttgtagcgtgcaaattaattaatttaattaaaagttttttagaaaaataaaatatttattttatatataactaaatatacaatttaaacttacctaattactgaaataacaattaaaatgaaacattttaaactataaaaattgctaactttaatacatatttttttgcaaaatatataataaaatatatactttttatacataaccaatatattataatcaaaattaaaagaaaaattaaacatatttaaattcaaattaatttttaatattttcatttgtgCTAACTTtgtaactttatattataaacaaaaaagtgatattattaatataattcttaaacaaaatacagcttttaaattattaaaaaacgatCGGAAGAATCATGTTTAATAGaggaattttgtaattttttttagtacaatttaatgaaattaatagaaaaataatgtattaaatattatatataaacaaaaatatacaatttattttcaatttaacaagaataatctacataaaataaactaaaaataaaagttaaatatagatattgataaatataatatataataaatattttccgtttattataataaaaatctttaacaatgagaaattgaaacaaaactaaaatatttttttttcctgttaaattattagattactattcaaaataaacgaaaattaaataattttatattatacctttctataatttttgctcagattttctaaatttattagaattagtattagaaattataaaatacgtatatgtatttatattaaaaaataaactgtgtcttcttatattatataatatatattatacataataatataataatatacaatattatacatattgtaACGATTTGGTAATAAAATGTTCACATAATAAACTAACTAactttataactttatattataaacaaaaaagtgatattattaatataattcttaaacaaaagacagctttaattattataaaactatcgAAAGAATTATGTTCAGAaatgttgtaatttttgtaaagtacaatttaatgaaattaatagaaaaaatatgtattaaatattatatataaacaaaaatatataatttaatttcaatttaataagaataatctacatacaatctaataaaaattaaatatagatattgataaatataatatgtaataaatattttccatttattataataaaaaatcttcaacgatgataaattgaaacaaaactaaaatatttttttattaaatttaaattattttgaaagaaagtactgtataataaattttatttcctcttaaattattaaattactattcaaaataaacgaaaattaaataatttttacctttctataatttttgctcagattttctaaatttattagaattaatattaaaaaataaattgtgtcttcttatattatataatatataatattatacatattgta from Aethina tumida isolate Nest 87 chromosome 1, icAetTumi1.1, whole genome shotgun sequence includes:
- the LOC109603955 gene encoding insulin-like receptor isoform X1, whose amino-acid sequence is MASTGSTHAAHRRRNNFGWFIAGRGNNGPCQAAVVVIIHWLILSTYAQTLSAADATLQNESGICKSMDIRNTLDTFKRLEGCRVVEGFVHVLLFDNVNETKLAELSFPNLIEITDYLLLYRVNGLRSIGQLFPNLAVIRGENLFLHKYAFVVFEMSRLQEIGLYSLMDITKGNVRIDKNPSLCFAKSIDWNKICHESDEPPTIYSLKPDNECPICPGEKDVNDGTKIKKCNKSTDPALADVPYGHLCWNRQHCQKICPPHCRSCNDKGECCDDLCIGGCANNNVSSCVACRNYDMGLKERVCVKSCPDTYFKYLGRCITKDECINMTRPIDFDPTNEIEKPYKIFKDSCVLKCPPEYSDDYENHTCKPCHGRCRKECNGINVDSIAVAQQLKGCTIITGSLEIQIRGGTNAVTQLEENLGMIEEIHGYLKIVRSFPLVSLNFFKSLKLIRGDTLDNGMYIFTVLDNQNLQELWEDLPNRTLKINNKGSLFFHFNPKLCINKIEMLRNKTGLRPFTDVEVAKSSNGDKIACNVTELYVNVTRITSQGVILRWDPFQLSGDDRPLLGYIVYSIEAPYQNVTVYDGRDACEVDDWRLDDVAKSNDVVTHPLLNLKPYTQYAYYVKTYTVATISEGAQSKIKYFRTLPSMPSNPQRLQVVSNSSDSLKITWKPPHEPNGNVTYYIVTGKKYANENSESKDRNYCADPPRETKVTPKQPTVNTENKNDTCHCDNNQPSKNKHIDEGEQARRIKFEDDLQNIVYVKRESGPTRRKRDVSSHGSGSDLTLKQMIKNAKFEQEVQNIFLSSDGPHGRGKREIDKSFPNTTENAKSYITKINNVTENGTNIWVSFSFMVFGKTEFYIKNLHHYTYYEISVQACREKIMNDTENLCSPTTYNTARTLKKAGADDIKNFRISNQTEDTVILTWEQPEDPNGVIYSYTLDNNKISKDSQHGDEIYIGLTTHCITQKELKKQANSKIVTYSVKNIATGNYSFTVRARTSAGLGAPSETLYFYVRESSNHIVYVLIAFFLVVIAIIVAGAVVWRKHVREKHLRLFPTVNPEYVPSKYIQDEWEVPRDKIKLIRELGQGSFGMVWEGEARDLRGQAFVRCAVKTVNEHATNSERMEFLNEASVMKAFDTAHVVRLLGVVSQGQPTLVIMELMSNEDLKSYLRSHRPDADNFNPATRRHPPSLRQIYQMAIEIADGMAYLSAKKFVHRDLAARNCMVSENLTVKIGDFGMTRDVYETDYYRKGTKGLLPVRWMAPESLRDGVFSSSSDTWSYGVVLWEMATLASQPYQGLANDQVLRYVIDGGVMERPENCPDKLYSLMRRCWHPLPGERPTFFEICSLLLDDATPQFAQVSFYHSAAGIEARASQAQASSSQDDQTTPLRRASEDDDETDEEDSDQDIIPSTRISFPTANGYGCPTNGAATTQC
- the LOC109603955 gene encoding insulin-like receptor isoform X2, with the protein product MTDCFRTKTSLITGNRLNDALMKTFSPANYQIEEAACADNKPPTKVCKSMDIRNTLDTFKRLEGCRVVEGFVHVLLFDNVNETKLAELSFPNLIEITDYLLLYRVNGLRSIGQLFPNLAVIRGENLFLHKYAFVVFEMSRLQEIGLYSLMDITKGNVRIDKNPSLCFAKSIDWNKICHESDEPPTIYSLKPDNECPICPGEKDVNDGTKIKKCNKSTDPALADVPYGHLCWNRQHCQKICPPHCRSCNDKGECCDDLCIGGCANNNVSSCVACRNYDMGLKERVCVKSCPDTYFKYLGRCITKDECINMTRPIDFDPTNEIEKPYKIFKDSCVLKCPPEYSDDYENHTCKPCHGRCRKECNGINVDSIAVAQQLKGCTIITGSLEIQIRGGTNAVTQLEENLGMIEEIHGYLKIVRSFPLVSLNFFKSLKLIRGDTLDNGMYIFTVLDNQNLQELWEDLPNRTLKINNKGSLFFHFNPKLCINKIEMLRNKTGLRPFTDVEVAKSSNGDKIACNVTELYVNVTRITSQGVILRWDPFQLSGDDRPLLGYIVYSIEAPYQNVTVYDGRDACEVDDWRLDDVAKSNDVVTHPLLNLKPYTQYAYYVKTYTVATISEGAQSKIKYFRTLPSMPSNPQRLQVVSNSSDSLKITWKPPHEPNGNVTYYIVTGKKYANENSESKDRNYCADPPRETKVTPKQPTVNTENKNDTCHCDNNQPSKNKHIDEGEQARRIKFEDDLQNIVYVKRESGPTRRKRDVSSHGSGSDLTLKQMIKNAKFEQEVQNIFLSSDGPHGRGKREIDKSFPNTTENAKSYITKINNVTENGTNIWVSFSFMVFGKTEFYIKNLHHYTYYEISVQACREKIMNDTENLCSPTTYNTARTLKKAGADDIKNFRISNQTEDTVILTWEQPEDPNGVIYSYTLDNNKISKDSQHGDEIYIGLTTHCITQKELKKQANSKIVTYSVKNIATGNYSFTVRARTSAGLGAPSETLYFYVRESSNHIVYVLIAFFLVVIAIIVAGAVVWRKHVREKHLRLFPTVNPEYVPSKYIQDEWEVPRDKIKLIRELGQGSFGMVWEGEARDLRGQAFVRCAVKTVNEHATNSERMEFLNEASVMKAFDTAHVVRLLGVVSQGQPTLVIMELMSNEDLKSYLRSHRPDADNFNPATRRHPPSLRQIYQMAIEIADGMAYLSAKKFVHRDLAARNCMVSENLTVKIGDFGMTRDVYETDYYRKGTKGLLPVRWMAPESLRDGVFSSSSDTWSYGVVLWEMATLASQPYQGLANDQVLRYVIDGGVMERPENCPDKLYSLMRRCWHPLPGERPTFFEICSLLLDDATPQFAQVSFYHSAAGIEARASQAQASSSQDDQTTPLRRASEDDDETDEEDSDQDIIPSTRISFPTANGYGCPTNGAATTQC